Below is a genomic region from Eremothecium sinecaudum strain ATCC 58844 chromosome V, complete sequence.
TACAAATTCTGTTGAGCGCACCGCTCCTTTATGTCTTGTATATAGAAAGTTAGCCTAGTAGATTAAGCTCCTAAGGCAGTATGGCGTGGGGCCCTGAAGAATATTAGTCCTGAATCCTCTACGTTGGACAATAGGCCAGTATTGGAATCCGCGCTGGAATTAATTGATGCCGAGGAATTGTACGATAAGATTGAATTGCACTCCGATGCGCTGAGTATGTCGTATGAATTGTGTGTATCCATGACGAATACAGCTTTTTCCGATTCAGGTTCTTTAGAATCTTGTGACACGCGGGCTCCTCTGTTAAAGAATAAATGCTGATCTACAGTGAGCATTGTGTTACCTCTGTCTAGCAGAGCGGTAAGTGTGTCAGGCTTGCAATCGACATTAAAGCTGTTTAGTGTCGCAGAGGTCTGTTGTACACATGACGTGTAAAATTGCAATAAAGAGGAAGGAAAACTCCAGAATCGATCGAGGTTTCTCTCTCCAAGGGGCCTTTTCCTGTCAGCAGGATGCACATATGAATGtattaatattatcatAGACAATATAAGCTTTCCAATTTTCAACATGATCCCGTTTACACTTACGCCAGCGTAAGATAAAACCTTGCCTGCCCCAGGATATACAAAACGATCCAAAAGGCAAGTTATGAGCCAATATGCGCACCAGTAAACACAGGTTTGTAACTGCGGTTTGCTGTTGTCCAATGATGGCGCGTTTTTCTCGGTGTTGGATTGCATTTGGTGGTACTGTGGATGACTTTTAGCGTCGCTCGCTCTAAAGTTTTCACTGTGGCTCATTTCATTATCAGTTTGGGGACTTGTACCAAGCTTTTTGCAGAAGTCATCGGCCTCATGTATGGTGTGCAAAGTGAATCCTATAGGTAGGGCGTATGCCACTGTAATATACGTCACTTCGAATATTAGTCCAGTTACAGCATTCATTTTTTTGATACTCTCATTTATGAGACACTTTCTCTTAGTATCCCCCGGGCTCTTGTGGTCCCGTTACTTCTGTATATATAAGTCTGTGTTTTACATATGCTTTGTGGTATCACCTCTGCACTGACACAAGCTGACAAATTTCTGTTTTGTGCATTAAACAAAGGGCCCGTGAACTGTTTGATTACAAGATCTTCTACCCCGCATTTAATAAGCTAATAAGGTGTAAAGAGCTTGTCAATTGCTCTATTGTGAGTTTTGTAAGATACGATCTAGATATAAGGAACTTAATATTATGTCGCTGACACTGGTCATGGCACCACAACATGTTCTTAAATAATAACTCTTAATAACTTGAAAAATAAAACGTAAATCTCAGTACAGAAGGAAGTTAATAATAAGATAATATTAGCGTTTAACTTGCATTATTTGCCCATACACTTGTCATCCCCGCTTTATAAAGCACTGACGCGCTCTCTAAATAACATTACCCGGATATGAATTCGAGAAAATTTTTGGTGAagaggaaaagaaaccGTTATTTAATGTATGATTGATGGACTAAAACAATACTACTATAAACCCAATTTGAACCAATTTTGAGACCTTTCTAGTCATTAGTATAATGTTGGATATTACCTTGTTTATTGAGGAAAAGGGTGGCAACCCAAAGTTAATAAAAAAGTCCCAAGAAGCTCGTGGAGCACCAGTCGAAATTGTCGATGAAATCATTGCTGATTATAAGGAATGGGTTAAAACAAGATTCGAGCTTGATGAAATCAACAAGAAGTTAAATAAGGTTCAGAAGGAAATTGGTCTCAAGTTTAAGAACAAGGAAGATGCTTCGGAATTGCTTGCTGAGAAGGAAAAGCTAACTGAAGAGAAGAAAGATATGATAGAAAAAGAACAAACTCAAGATAAGGAATTAAGAGAAAAAGTCAACAAGGTTGGGAACATTGTGCATCCATCTGTTGTTGTTTCTAATGATGAAGCTAACAACGAATTGGTTCGTAGCTGGAAGCCAGAAGGTTTGACTGAAGTTGGAAGTAATGCCTCCTGTACTGGTCATGAAGCGAAGTTATCTCATCATGAGGTGTTGCTAAGGTTGGATGGGTACGATCCTGAGCGTGGTGTGAAGATTTCTGGCCATAGAGGATATTTCTTTAGAAACTACGGTGTTTTCTTGAACCAAGCTTTGATTAACTATGGTTTGTCTTTCTTGGCTTCAAAGGGTTACTGTCCATTACAGGCTCCAGTAATGATGAACAAGGAAGTTATGGCTAAGACTGCCCAATTATCTGAATTTGATGAGGAATTATACAAGGTTATGGATGGTGATGATGAGAAGTATTTAATTGCTACTTCAGAGCAGCCAATTTCCGCTTACCACTCCGGTGAATGGTTTGAAAAACCTCAAGAGCAACTACCAGTGCGTTACGTCGGCTACTCTTCTTGTTTCCGTAGAGAAGCAGGTGCCCACGGTAAGGATGCATGGGGTGTGTTTAGAGTCCATGCCTTTGAAAAGATCGAGCAATTCTGTATCACTGAGCCTGAGAAGTCTTGGGACGAGTTTGATAGAATGATCGAAATGTCAGAAGAGTTTTACAAGTCCTTAGGTATACCATACCGTGTTGTTGGTATCGTATCAGGAGAACTAAACAATGCCGCAGCCAAGAAGTACGATCTTGAGGCATGGTTCCCATACCAAAAAGAATACAAAGAGTTGGTTTCCTGTTCTAACTGTACCGACTACCAATCACGTAATCTAGAAATTAGATGTGGTATCAAAAAGATGGGTGACAGGGAAAAGAAGTATGTCCACTGCTTGAACTCCACTCTTTGTGCAACTCAAAGAGCGCTATGCTGCGTCCTTGAAAACTACCAAACTGAAGACGGTTTGAAGGTTCCAGAAGTTTTAAGGAAATACATACCTGGTGAACCAGAGTTCATTCCTTTCTCCAAAGAGTTGCCAAAGAACTCAACTTCGAATAGGAAAAAGAACTAAGGTAGAGGGGTTCCCAGCATTAAATCCCTCATTTGTAGTTAAGAATCTAGTATAATAAACAAAGACAAGAAATGGTAAAAAAGAGTGCTACACCACTTAGTGACTTCACTTACGTATTTGCTGCTcattttaattatattaaTTAACTCATTGGTTGGGACTATACTTACTTTCAGTTGACTTCGACAAATACATCACTCGAGCAATTCACACATTCAGACATTCCTGAATGAGTCTTAATGTGCATTAACTCGCGACCAATATTATGCTCCGTAGCTAGCTTGCTTCTATTAAACTCTGTACGAGCCTCCGATGGGTGATCTTGGCATCCAATCTCGGGGAAATATTCTTTTGAATAGTAATTCCTCAACTGTTTGTCACGAACTAAACTTAAAACATATTCGCCCTCGCGCCTTTCATTTTCATACTTATCGAAAAATTCCAAGAACTCATCAACACTCACTTTGTCGCATTTTACTGCTCTTTGAGATTCTAGATATTCTTTGTCATTATTCTTACTCTTCAAGATGGACTTATGAAGTGAACCCTCTGTTTCTGTGACATTGTTGCTAAGTGCGTCTTCATCGTCCCCATCATATCCAGAGTCTGCTTCTATTGCAGCACCGGGCCTCGTTTTATCTACACTATTCTTAATGTCTTGTGGTTTGAGTCCAGTATCGCATTTCTTAGAAGCGTTGTATATCACCAAGCAGGAAAATTTATTGAATTTTACAGAATCATTGCTATCATTAATGGCACTTGGCTTGAAAAATTCTCTTTCTTCATTTCCAATGGTATGCCCTTCTCGTTCGAATTCAGATGACATTGCTGATTCGTTATCAGCTTCGTTACCTTGTTCATCATAAAATGACTTATCCATAAATCCATTTTCTTTGTATGTGTACATAGATGCCAAACACAAAAGATCTCTCTCAGTAACTGTGCCACTCTTGAGGTGCTCCACTATATTTGAAACATCCATGCTTTTACCATCTTTCATTCGAAAAGTTGGAATTACTAGTCTCTGTACCTCGAAATCACTATCAAGTGGTGAGTTCATTCTAAGTGAGTCCATAGGACTTGTTTCACTAGTTTTGGGAGTCTTGACAAATGAGGCTATCTTTTCTACTATTGATGAGGTTTTCGAACTACCTGATGCATTTCCTGCATCCTGAATGGATTCGGAGGATCCATTGATGCCACACTCGTCACCACTGAGTATTTGGCAATATGAGTCTTTCTCTATAGAATCGGTCAGTGGACCACTATCTAATGTAGAGATTCCTGATGCCAATTCTGGTGGTGAACTCGAACCACCAATTGCCGAGCGTGGCATTTTCATATCCATTGGCGGTGAGTTAAATGCACTTATTTGGTTCCATGGTTTATCGTCGTCCAACGCCGAAAGGCAGTTGCTGAACACGTCCAACTTCTTCCTTAAATCTGCAAGCTTCTGTTCCCCTATTATTTCAAATGGTGCTAATTCTCTTAGTTCTTGATCACGGGATACTGGAGGGCTTTCTGTATTGTTACGGAACATCATGGTTTCAAACATCTCTTCGATTTTCGATTCATCAGATTTAAATTTATAATAACAGCTTAGGGCGTCCTGTACATCTGCCTGGTTACTTGTCGTTGTGCCCTGATTATGGTTGTAAACACCATTTTGATCATATTCGGATATATGAAGTTTTTGCTTCACTGAATGTTTCCATTTACTGAAAAGCCTCTTTGCTTTTCGTCTTTTCCTATGCGAGTCATCTTGACCAGAGTCCTTATCTGAGGAGAGACCTTGTTCTGGAGAACTGTCAAAATCATTGTCAGTGGATAGTGAGGGTCCACGGTCCCTGTCTAGTGAAAGGAATTCTGCTGAGCGACCACTGGTGCCACCAAGTGCTACATCCGCTAACTGTCGACTGCTAAAGCTGAGATTGTTATTCAACACAATACTCATATTTCTAATAGCAACAAAACTCTAAATAGCAAATAAAATCCAATTCAAAACCTGAATTCTGGTATAGCAGCGGAATTTATTATTGAGATAATCCTAGTGTCAGTTGCTCTAAGGATAGTTACTCCAAAAAGGCCCTTCAATGCTAATATAGACCCGAAACTTTGTTGTGAATATGTAATGCTAAAGTATACTTGTCCCTGAATCAACTTCGCTTGTCATTGGATTATAAACAACTATTTTTTGTGAAGTATGAGTGAACAGGTTGATGTCTTCACTGAATTTGTGTCATTGGCGCTGACATCGGCAACGTCAGTGCCGCCTAAGACGTTTCGCGTCATAGTAAATTATTCAtaaaaaatattgaaaGGTACGACTATAAAAACGCATTGACGGGGTTTCTAATTCAAAAATATAGATGCGACATCTAAGACATACCCCTATATCTTGTAGTGTCGCATATTTTACGTGATATTATTAGAGATCTTCCACTAGATTTCCCGAAATAACTAGTTGGTATAGGTACCACATAGCAAATCTAAACCTCTTTTGAACTATATATATGAGAATAATTGTGACGATGACTGTCTTAAGCGTTAAATATCCAATCTTAGTATATTCATTAAGCATAAAACGGAGTTAGATCAGTTGCTATAGTGACGAGTATTACTATTTGTCTCTACGACCTCAAGGCTACGCTTATCATTAGAAGAAAATCTAGGAGCAAAACCTAGAGGACGCAAGAGCTTCTAAAACTAGCTGTTTAATTTACTTTCTATTGAAAATACCTAGGATTTTGTTACTTTATCACCATACCTTTCGGTTCAGCAACGTTACTAAATGTGGTTTAAGAGGATGCCATAACCGTAACTTCTAAAAACATATACTAGAATATTAAGAACTTCGTCTGACCGGGCGTTCCATTTTCACAAAAATAAGGTAAATGAACAGTTCGGGAGTAAATAGTCATCAGCAGCACTCTGGAAAGTCGTTTGTACTCTAAGAACATCCGCGCTCGGCGTCTTTACCCTGCTCCACACTGTGCAATGTTTCACGTGATTTTATTGTGTGACTTTTTCGTCTCTGCATCCGTACATCTTTGTAACATCCGTACATTGCTGTTTGCTTTTTAGACATTTTCTAAGCTTCGCTCTGCCTAGCCCGCCCTAACTCCTTCCAGGATTCCACCTAGCCTTCCCTGTAGACGGGTGACGGGTAAGCCGCACTACCGAATTATCGCCAATTCTCAAATTTTCAACATGTGGAATGTttaatttgaagaagatatcGAATAGAACTGTCTATTAGCAATAAAGCCTTAGTAAGAATAAGCGCAAGATGTCCACTGAATTGACCGTTCAAGCTGAGAGAGCTTTCCAAAAGGTATGAAGCATATTAGCAGTTACGATTAGACATGTGGGATTGATATACGTCCAGATATTGTTATAATGCCATTATTACAGATATACTTTAAAGAGTAATGAATGATATGATCGAAAATTAATGGGGATTATGAGTGTTATTTCAATCATGAAGTTATCAAACTGTGCATGTCACTTGGCAACGATTATAATACTAACTTTATCTTAATAGCAACCACACATCTTCACTAACCCAAAGGCTAAGGCCAACAGAAGAACCAAGAGATGGTACAAGAACGTTGGTCTAGGATTCAAGACCCCAAAGACCGCTATTGAGGGTTCTTACGTTGACAAGAAGTGTCCATTCACTGGTTTGGTTTCTATCCGTGGTAAGATCTTGACCGGTACTGTTGTTTCCACCAAGATGCACCGTACCATCATTATCAGAAGAGACTACTTGCACTACATTCCAAAGTACAACAGATACGAGAAGAGACACAAGAACCTTCCAGTCCACGTTTCCCCAGCTTTCCGTGTTCAAGTCGGTGACATCGTTACTGTCGGTCAATGTAGACCAATCTCCAAGACTGTTAGATTCAACGTCTTGAAGGTTGCTTCTAGTGCTGGTAAGTCCAACAAGCAATTTACCAAGTTCTAAATGGGGTGAATTCGGACCTGCCGTATAACAATTATAATAATTGAGTATTATATATTTTGTATAGTGTTTTTACAACATTAAGAATTAGATTTCGTTACTATCGAGCGAAATGGGAGGACGTTGAGGCATTCTTTGTGAAGAGAGGCTTACGATTTGCTATATAATATTTGTACACTTAGTTCTTCGATAGAAGAGCCTGCTCATCATGATAGTCTACAAGCTCTTTGCAGATTTCACTGATAGACTTCTTCTTGTAGTGACGGACGCTGGTCCTTAACTTTTCGTAACATAACTTTAATTCGGTACCAGTCCATCTTCTGCCTGGCATCAGGGCGGCTAATTCTTCCCAGTCGACCTGTAAGTCCTCTGTAAAGCCTAGGTCTTTCAGTTTTACTAGAAGCCACATCTTGTCCTCGTCGTTAATAGATTTAATCTTATTCATAGCCTCTTTCTTTAATAGCTTATTCCATTTATAACGACATTGGATACGAGATCTCCTTCCGCCCATCCGCTCACTAACTATAGTCCAATTGATTATATCCCGAGAAGCATTACCTTTACCGCTCAGCAGGGATCCCATTTTATCACTAGACTCCGATCCCATATTCGCAACACTAACCATATCAAGGTCATGGCCAAGCGCCTTCCCAGCGCTCCGGCTATTCGGAATATCATCTCCTCCTTCATAACTATCTTCACGTTCCTCAATTCCACCCTTTGCCGCGTTGTCTAGTATCTCAGTAATTACATTTTTTAGCTTCTCCTCTTCCTCGGGAGACCATTTGTTAGAAACTCTATCAGTACCACATTTGATGTAGTTTCTCCATCTGTCTCTACAATCCTCAGGCATCCTTCCTAAGACCTTTCCAATATTGGACCATTGTCCTTCCTTCTCCATGCACCAACGGGCTAATTCTGCATCTTCCTCAGGTGTCCACTTTCCACGCTGTTCAAAAATATGGTACTTACGACGAACATGCTTGTATATCGAAGACCTTGTCCTATAAGGTAGGACGCGACAGATATTTGTCCAAAAATCATCCTTACGTCTCTCATTACTCCAGATCCTTTCACATATTTGGCGTCTTGATATACCTTTAATGACCTGGTAGTCCTGTACAAACTGCTCTAGAGCCTCCTCTTCTGTCTCATCAAAGGATTTACCTGTAGACTGCGTTTGCAGATTTATAATATGGGCAGCTTTTTTCACAGCCTCCCTTATCAAATTGCTAATATCCCTGTCTGGTGAATCAGGGTCAAGCACCTTTGGCAACACCTCCGTCTTTTTAAGAGCAATCTTAGGCTCATTGTCGTCGTAAGGAGGTGGAAGATTCAAATCATCGTCTTTTCCTTTATCCTTTTCGCTGCCATCGCCAGTGTTTAAGTACTGTTGAATATCAGGGTGCTGTGCAATGTGGTCTACATCCATAATGGCCTTCCTGACTAATTGATCATTGTCAGTATTATCTAAAGAGGCCAATTCAGGATCCACAGCACCCATGTGGGACTTGACCTTCTCAGCCTTAGATTTCTGTTTCTTGGTCTTTTTAAGTAATTCACCTCCAAGCTCACCAGATCCTTGTCTTTTCAACCCTCTGTCTTCAAAAGCGGCGGCTACCGCGGCTGCGGCtaccgcggctgctgcATTAGAATCCTCCGTATCAACACTGGAAACAGCATTTCCACCACCAGAATTGCCTGTATCGTGAAgttcctcatcatcattatGTTTTAAAAACCAGTCCATCTCTTTATCTTTTTCCTTAACTCCATGAACATTGATATCATTATGATTTGAAATACTTCTATTTGAAGGACCTCTATTGTTAGCCGCCGTAGAACTTCTTCGACCTGTTACTTGACCTATAGCCGTAGGACTATCTTCATCAGCTGAGCCTGATATTGGGCCTGAGACATATTTAAAAACAGCCTCTTCGACATATTCATGACCATTATCATGTGTGTGATGATGCTCTTGTTGTTGAGACATAACACAGGTTATAAGCAATCAAAGTTGTATACCGTTATCTAACCCTTATGGTTTAACTATGTGAATCGAAACTCGTCAGGGTAAGTAAACGGAATAAGAAGGAAGACTAGCAGATTTGTTTAAGTTGGGTAACCCTCCTCTTTTGAAGTTTTGTGGACAAATGCGGGTAACTATATTATTAGCACATTTTACGAACAAAGTGATTATAAAATTGTTGTCACGTGACTAAGGCGGTTAAGCTTCAGATTTGCTGGTGAAAATAAACGCTGCATTCAGTCAACTTGGAGGTGGTGGAGCATGCGCTTGGTATAGCTTGTCTGAGGATGCTCTAAACTGATGTAAAAGATGTGTGTAGTTTTGTGCGGGTAAACATTGGAAATCTTTATACTGCATATCCATTCTTTGGTAGAATCCTTGTATAACAGTTATAAGTTCTGCTAAGCAATCGAGAGATTCTCCCATTATGCTCAGGTTCTTTCCATGGCTATTAACACTTTTTTTGTCGGGATTCAAGGAGACAGAGGCAATTGAACGGTTGTTAAACTGTACAAGAAGATCAAAGATTGTGTTTTCGAAATTTGAAAGGTATGGAGGTAGGTTTAGTGATAAAACCAGAAGCGACTTAAGCATTTTGATAGTCATTATAAGGGCACTGCTAGCGACAAATGTCTTGTTCCTCATTACAACCGATTTCTTGCGCCCTGCAATCTTATCATCTCCGGTTGATGACGAGGAATTTGTGTCTCGTGACTCGCTAGATTTTGATTCTAAATCCATGATGGCGGTCCAGTTAAGAGGGTCGATTTCCATACTGTTCACTATATCATTGACGTCCCTCTGTAGATCATGGTCTACAATGCATGGAACCCATTGTTCGATATCAATTCGTTCCTGTAAAAGTTTGACGTTAGAAGATGTAGTAACAGTAATATAGTTTTTAACTTGTGCTGAAATAACGTCTGTCATATACTTGGTTAAAAAGTCACCTGTGAGTGACTCGCACTCCTTTAGAAAAGAGGAGCATGCACTGTAGAAGTGCAAAAAATGGTCAAAGCGTAATAGGCTCGTTAACTCCCGTCTAACAGCAATAATCTTGCCCATCCTGAGCTGAACTATTTTTATGCCTTCATTAATTCCGCGTCTCAAATCCAATTGCACAATCATGTCGTGGTCACTCTCTTCGCTTGGTATTTCACTAAGAGCTACATCAAGCAATAATTTTTGATGGGTGGAAAGTCTCCGTAGTGTTCTACTTTCCGCAGTAAAGATCTTCATTAACATGTCTTGAAATTCCATAGGGGTTTGCTCCTTTATTAGTCGCGAAAGCTTCGAGCCACCGCCACCACCACCAGTTGGTTTGGTCTCTGCTGCTGGTGGCCTTATCGATTCAACACTAGTGTCTTGTTCATTGCCGtttttttcattaattGTCAATTGCTTCGGCAATTGTGcttttattatatttttTAGTTCAGTGATGAACTTCTGCTCATAGAGTTTAAATGCATTAGTCAGCTCCTTGTAGCTAACTAACTTTCTTATCATGGTTACAATGGAGTTACGAAACTCAGGGTCAATGTTCCTGTAGTTTATGACTCCTAAATCATTGCCTTGTGTTGTCGGAGCATTGTATTGTCGTAAGTCATCCAATAAAATATCGCATAACGCCATACAGTACTTTTGTCCAACATCGATGATCATGTTAGACAGGTCACCTCGGTATCGTCCCAATGCTGGTACAGAGCTCAGATCCAGCAGCTCATGAGGCCACCCGGCCGTCCATTTTTTTACATTTTCATCGTCATTGGTTCCTGAAATCAATTTTCCAACAGAATCGATGAAACGTATGCAGTTGTCTAAGTCGTCCACTTTAAAGAGTTCCTTGCATTCATCTACTCTTTTAAGAACCTCATGTATCTGAATAAGGCCTTGCTCAAGCCTTTCCACATTTCTCCTTGTGATGATCTTCGTCAAAAGACCCTTTCGCCTTTCAATCTTGGCTTGAGTTTTGGAGTTCAGTGACATACTCAATTCATCTAGTTTATCTAGTGCCTGCTGAGAGAGCTGTTTTATAGTTGTAACATTCTCCATAGTATTAAGGAACTTATGAGATGATTTCGATATATCCATAACTAAAACTCCCTCAATAGTATCCAAGTAGTAAGTGAGCTTGTCCTGCAGCTCATCGTTTGCTTGGTTTCTCTCTTCTGCAGATGCTGAGTTTATCGCAGTTAATTGTACGTCCACATCTTCTATAATCTTTCTAAATACTCTGGAATTGTCCAATTGGAAGTCTTCGCTGAAATAAATAGGTGGAATGTCTTCTAATCCTTTACGCTCTGAATAGCTCTCTAGCGAATGCTCTGGTGAATGTTCCTGCTCTGTAATATTATCTGGAGGGCTTGGCGACTTATCATACACCTCAATTTTTCTCAGCTGATCAAATTTATTCATGCTTGTTAAACTATTTGTATTCTGAAACATCTTGAACTCTTCTATTATGCCGTCGGAGTATTCACGTAAATCCTTCTTCCAGTCATTTGGCAAAGGACTCTTGCTCAGATTAACTGGTGGTATATTCGCTACAGTAGGCTTCTTAATCCACCCCTTAAGCCTTGTGTTCATAACGACCTCGTAGATAGAATTTGAGCCGAGCGGTGAGATATCAGCTTTCCGACCATAGGCGGCAAGTTCCGCTTCCAATACATTAGATCTATTGGTTCCATTTCTTGCAGCCCCACCAAATACGGAAGAGAGCTCAACACTCTGTCTAAATGAGTAATTATCGAAGCTTGGCCGTAAGGGTGGACTGCTAGCACCTGGCCCTATGGAACCCTGACGACCCTTTTTGCAACTGGACACGCTCAATAAATCTCCGTTTAACGAGGATGAATCGCCTGTTTGTTTGATATGAAAGTCATCCAAGTTAGCAACAGGCGAAGCACTTTCGACTTTATCTATGGGTAAATTACTTTGAGATTCTTTAGGTTCTTCAGTATGATCAAGCGTTGGCTTGTTCTCCCCCGAAACAGCATCATGAACCTCTGAAGTATCACCAATTTTGGGCCCAGGTTTATTAATCATGGTTCAATAGTGGATTCGGTATGAATTTTGAATGGGACAGCTTTTTAGCTTTTAATTGTGGCCTATTTAACAGGCTGTAGAAAGACACTTTCAAGAACTATTATTGCCTTTCTTTTGAAAAGAGCGCGAGGCCGCTTCAATACAAAGTTTCACATAGACATGAGATAATACATAATGCTCTTTAGAGTAATGATATGGCATGTTCGCCAGCAattttatattattttatgGGCTTCAATTCGTTAATATTTACGCTTACTTTCATAATTTACGTTGCTCAGACTGAGATATCATCAACTTGATAGCGCTATAGGTAGCCTTGAGACTTATTAAATAAGTGGCATAGCAAATAAGCATCTCAAGCCTTATAGTCTCATCAATTGTCCATTGTATTTACATGGCTAGTTTCCTTCTAACTTCGCTGCAGCATATAATGGTGTGGCCGTAAACGTCTTCTTGGTACCACAATTGCTGCAAAACATGACATCCAAATTCCTAATAAGACAAACGTAGCAGTATGTGGATCTGCAGCAAGAGCTAGAATATGGATTGACCGGGAGCTCCTTGCACCTCGCGCACTGATCTTGTCTTGTCGGCGTTTCGTTCTTTTCAAGCTGCTGTCTTGAAAAGTAATTTAGTTGAAGTACGTTTTTATTCAGAAGTTCTAGAATGGTATTCCACATGAGCTGCCTGTTTTGGAACTCTAGGCCAGCATATACTGTCGAAGTATAGAAAGTTGACTCCTCAAGTGCCTTAGTGCATGTAACGTTAAATAGCCTGTGAATAGGTGA
It encodes:
- a CDS encoding HEL308Cp (Syntenic homolog of Ashbya gossypii ABL087W; Syntenic homolog of Ashbya gossypii NOHBY208; No homolog in Saccharomyces cerevisiae; Syntenic homolog of Kluyveromyces lactis KLLA0B03718g); the protein is MNAVTGLIFEVTYITVAYALPIGFTLHTIHEADDFCKKLGTSPQTDNEMSHSENFRASDAKSHPQYHQMQSNTEKNAPSLDNSKPQLQTCVYWCAYWLITCLLDRFVYPGAGKVLSYAGVSVNGIMLKIGKLILSMIILIHSYVHPADRKRPLGERNLDRFWSFPSSLLQFYTSCVQQTSATLNSFNVDCKPDTLTALLDRGNTMLTVDQHLFFNRGARVSQDSKEPESEKAVFVMDTHNSYDILSASECNSILSYNSSASINSSADSNTGLLSNVEDSGLIFFRAPRHTALGA
- the SES1 gene encoding serine--tRNA ligase SES1 (Syntenic homolog of Ashbya gossypii ABL088C; Syntenic homolog of Saccharomyces cerevisiae YDR023W (SES1)); the encoded protein is MLDITLFIEEKGGNPKLIKKSQEARGAPVEIVDEIIADYKEWVKTRFELDEINKKLNKVQKEIGLKFKNKEDASELLAEKEKLTEEKKDMIEKEQTQDKELREKVNKVGNIVHPSVVVSNDEANNELVRSWKPEGLTEVGSNASCTGHEAKLSHHEVLLRLDGYDPERGVKISGHRGYFFRNYGVFLNQALINYGLSFLASKGYCPLQAPVMMNKEVMAKTAQLSEFDEELYKVMDGDDEKYLIATSEQPISAYHSGEWFEKPQEQLPVRYVGYSSCFRREAGAHGKDAWGVFRVHAFEKIEQFCITEPEKSWDEFDRMIEMSEEFYKSLGIPYRVVGIVSGELNNAAAKKYDLEAWFPYQKEYKELVSCSNCTDYQSRNLEIRCGIKKMGDREKKYVHCLNSTLCATQRALCCVLENYQTEDGLKVPEVLRKYIPGEPEFIPFSKELPKNSTSNRKKN
- the GIP1 gene encoding protein phosphatase regulator GIP1 (Syntenic homolog of Ashbya gossypii ABL089W; Syntenic homolog of Saccharomyces cerevisiae YBR045C (GIP1)); translated protein: MSIVLNNNLSFSSRQLADVALGGTSGRSAEFLSLDRDRGPSLSTDNDFDSSPEQGLSSDKDSGQDDSHRKRRKAKRLFSKWKHSVKQKLHISEYDQNGVYNHNQGTTTSNQADVQDALSCYYKFKSDESKIEEMFETMMFRNNTESPPVSRDQELRELAPFEIIGEQKLADLRKKLDVFSNCLSALDDDKPWNQISAFNSPPMDMKMPRSAIGGSSSPPELASGISTLDSGPLTDSIEKDSYCQILSGDECGINGSSESIQDAGNASGSSKTSSIVEKIASFVKTPKTSETSPMDSLRMNSPLDSDFEVQRLVIPTFRMKDGKSMDVSNIVEHLKSGTVTERDLLCLASMYTYKENGFMDKSFYDEQGNEADNESAMSSEFEREGHTIGNEEREFFKPSAINDSNDSVKFNKFSCLVIYNASKKCDTGLKPQDIKNSVDKTRPGAAIEADSGYDGDDEDALSNNVTETEGSLHKSILKSKNNDKEYLESQRAVKCDKVSVDEFLEFFDKYENERREGEYVLSLVRDKQLRNYYSKEYFPEIGCQDHPSEARTEFNRSKLATEHNIGRELMHIKTHSGMSECVNCSSDVFVEVN
- the RPS11B gene encoding 40S ribosomal protein uS17 (Syntenic homolog of Ashbya gossypii ABL091C; Syntenic homolog of Saccharomyces cerevisiae YDR025W (RPS11A) and YBR048W (RPS11B); 1-intron in Ashbya gossypii), whose product is MSTELTVQAERAFQKQPHIFTNPKAKANRRTKRWYKNVGLGFKTPKTAIEGSYVDKKCPFTGLVSIRGKILTGTVVSTKMHRTIIIRRDYLHYIPKYNRYEKRHKNLPVHVSPAFRVQVGDIVTVGQCRPISKTVRFNVLKVASSAGKSNKQFTKF
- the REB1 gene encoding DNA-binding protein REB1 (Syntenic homolog of Ashbya gossypii ABL092W; Syntenic homolog of Saccharomyces cerevisiae YBR049C (REB1) and YDR026C); this translates as MSQQQEHHHTHDNGHEYVEEAVFKYVSGPISGSADEDSPTAIGQVTGRRSSTAANNRGPSNRSISNHNDINVHGVKEKDKEMDWFLKHNDDEELHDTGNSGGGNAVSSVDTEDSNAAAAVAAAAVAAAFEDRGLKRQGSGELGGELLKKTKKQKSKAEKVKSHMGAVDPELASLDNTDNDQLVRKAIMDVDHIAQHPDIQQYLNTGDGSEKDKGKDDDLNLPPPYDDNEPKIALKKTEVLPKVLDPDSPDRDISNLIREAVKKAAHIINLQTQSTGKSFDETEEEALEQFVQDYQVIKGISRRQICERIWSNERRKDDFWTNICRVLPYRTRSSIYKHVRRKYHIFEQRGKWTPEEDAELARWCMEKEGQWSNIGKVLGRMPEDCRDRWRNYIKCGTDRVSNKWSPEEEEKLKNVITEILDNAAKGGIEEREDSYEGGDDIPNSRSAGKALGHDLDMVSVANMGSESSDKMGSLLSGKGNASRDIINWTIVSERMGGRRSRIQCRYKWNKLLKKEAMNKIKSINDEDKMWLLVKLKDLGFTEDLQVDWEELAALMPGRRWTGTELKLCYEKLRTSVRHYKKKSISEICKELVDYHDEQALLSKN